A region of Lichenibacterium dinghuense DNA encodes the following proteins:
- the parC gene encoding DNA topoisomerase IV subunit A yields the protein MARTASPPPLPPAEPVVVKLREALEERYLAYALSTIMGRALPDARDGLKPVHRRILYGMQVLKLDPATAFKKCAKIVGDVMGDFHPHGDQAIYDALVRLAQDFSSRYPLVDGQGNFGNIDGDPAAAYRYTEARMTEFAKLLLDGIEHDTVDLRPNYSGDKEEPVVLPAAFPNLLANGAQGIAVGMATSIPPHNIVELCDAALHLVAHPEAENPELLAHVRGPDFPTGGVCVEDAAAIAESYRTGRGSFRLRARWSVEQGERGAWVAVVTEVPYGVQKSRLIERLAEVINEKKTPLVADVRDESAEDVRVVIEPRNRAVEAGVMMEHLFRLTELEVRVPLNMNVLVDGVVPRVIGLKEALQQWLEHRRAVLVRQSRHRLSEIERRLELLAGMLIVFLNLDEVIRIVREEDDPKAELKRAFALTDLQADYVLDTRLRALRRLEEMQLRKEHDRLVKERDRLVDLVGSEPKQWKAVAKQIGEVREKYGPDTPLGRRRTSFAPLPYFDATVSTASFIEREPVTVVVSEKGWIRTMKGHGADTATLSFKGDDSFRLAFPAETTGRIVVLATDGKVFTLDVGKLPGGRGFGEPLRLMADLGEGEDVAAVMPFEEGGRVLLATGDGRGFVAAMADLVVGTRKGKALMSPNAPAKAKLMVPARGDHVAVVSNDRHMAVFPLIQVPAMARGKGVKLQRAVAGLADVRVFTLADGLPWQDASGKDHMLGPKDIAPWIGNRADRGRLPPRGFRRDNRFGP from the coding sequence ATGGCCAGGACCGCATCCCCGCCGCCCCTGCCGCCCGCCGAGCCCGTGGTGGTGAAGCTGCGCGAGGCGCTGGAGGAGCGCTACCTCGCCTACGCGCTGTCCACCATCATGGGCCGCGCGCTGCCGGACGCGCGCGACGGGCTGAAGCCGGTGCACCGCCGCATCCTCTACGGCATGCAGGTGCTGAAGCTCGACCCCGCGACGGCCTTCAAGAAATGCGCGAAGATCGTCGGCGACGTGATGGGCGACTTCCACCCCCACGGCGACCAGGCGATCTACGACGCGCTGGTGCGGCTCGCGCAGGACTTCTCGTCCCGCTATCCGCTGGTCGACGGGCAGGGCAACTTCGGCAACATCGACGGCGATCCGGCCGCGGCCTACCGCTACACCGAAGCCCGCATGACGGAGTTCGCCAAGCTCCTGCTCGACGGCATCGAGCACGACACGGTGGACCTGCGCCCCAACTATTCGGGCGACAAGGAGGAGCCGGTGGTGCTCCCCGCCGCCTTCCCGAACCTGCTCGCCAACGGCGCGCAGGGCATCGCGGTCGGCATGGCGACCTCGATCCCGCCGCACAACATCGTCGAGCTCTGCGATGCGGCGCTCCACCTCGTCGCGCATCCCGAGGCCGAGAATCCCGAGCTCCTGGCGCATGTGCGCGGGCCGGACTTCCCCACCGGCGGCGTCTGCGTCGAGGACGCGGCCGCGATCGCCGAGAGCTACCGCACCGGCCGCGGCTCGTTCCGGCTGCGCGCGCGCTGGAGCGTCGAGCAGGGCGAGCGCGGCGCCTGGGTCGCGGTCGTCACCGAGGTGCCCTACGGCGTGCAGAAGTCGCGGCTGATCGAGCGGCTGGCCGAGGTCATCAACGAGAAGAAGACGCCGCTCGTCGCGGACGTGCGCGACGAATCGGCCGAGGACGTGCGCGTGGTGATCGAGCCGCGCAACCGCGCCGTCGAGGCCGGCGTGATGATGGAGCACCTGTTCCGTCTCACCGAACTCGAAGTGCGCGTGCCGCTCAACATGAACGTGCTGGTGGACGGCGTCGTGCCGCGCGTCATCGGGCTCAAGGAGGCGCTGCAGCAGTGGCTGGAGCACCGCCGCGCCGTGCTGGTGCGCCAGTCGCGCCACCGCCTGTCCGAGATCGAGCGGCGGCTCGAACTGCTGGCCGGCATGCTGATCGTGTTCCTCAACCTCGACGAGGTGATCCGCATCGTCCGCGAGGAGGACGACCCCAAGGCCGAGCTGAAGCGCGCCTTCGCGCTCACCGACCTGCAGGCCGACTACGTGCTCGACACGCGGCTGCGCGCCCTGCGCCGCCTGGAGGAGATGCAACTCAGGAAGGAGCACGACAGGCTCGTCAAGGAGCGCGACAGGCTCGTCGACCTCGTGGGCAGCGAGCCAAAGCAGTGGAAGGCGGTGGCCAAGCAGATCGGCGAGGTGCGCGAGAAGTACGGGCCGGACACGCCGCTCGGCCGCCGGCGCACGAGCTTCGCGCCGCTGCCCTATTTCGACGCCACCGTATCGACGGCGAGCTTCATCGAGCGCGAGCCCGTCACCGTGGTGGTCAGCGAGAAGGGCTGGATCCGGACCATGAAGGGCCACGGCGCCGACACGGCGACGCTGTCCTTCAAGGGCGACGACAGCTTCCGCCTCGCCTTCCCGGCCGAGACCACGGGGCGCATCGTCGTGCTGGCGACGGACGGCAAGGTGTTCACGCTGGACGTCGGCAAGCTCCCCGGCGGCCGCGGCTTCGGCGAGCCGCTCAGGCTGATGGCCGACCTCGGCGAGGGCGAGGACGTGGCCGCCGTGATGCCCTTCGAGGAGGGCGGGCGCGTGCTGCTCGCGACGGGCGACGGGCGCGGGTTCGTGGCCGCCATGGCGGACCTCGTGGTCGGCACCCGCAAGGGCAAGGCGCTGATGTCGCCGAACGCCCCCGCCAAGGCCAAGCTGATGGTGCCGGCGCGCGGCGATCACGTCGCCGTGGTGAGCAACGACCGCCACATGGCGGTGTTCCCGCTGATCCAGGTGCCCGCCATGGCGCGCGGCAAGGGCGTGAAGCTGCAGCGCGCCGTGGCCGGGCTGGCGGACGTCCGCGTCTTCACCCTCGCCGACGGGCTGCCCTGGCAGGACGCGTCCGGCAAGGACCACATGCTCGGGCCGAAGGACATCGCGCCCTGGATCGGCAACCGCGCCGACCGCGGCCGCCTGCCGCCGCGCGGCTTCCGGCGGGACAACCGCTTCGGGCCCTGA
- a CDS encoding cupin domain-containing protein → MSDQNETPGAPRRPVAGFAPSRRGLLGAGVAGLGLVAAGAADAQSRATTLAGMGDASASNPGPQNGALGTLFPDSTMPPASDHGSVKQFWSSMSLAHRRVQQGGWARQVNVVDFPIAKDLAGVNMRLEAGGIRELHWHAADEWAIMLTGAARITALDYDGDPFVKDVKAGDLWYFPQGLPHSIQGLGPTGCEFLLVFDEGTFSEDDTTLISDWLIHTPRAVVAKNFGVDAAALKPFDDIPPNGRYIFPAPVPPALAQDAAAMTRHHPMSKIDFAFGLTEMAPTKQDANGSIRVVDSRNFPISRNIAAAYVVVKPGAMRSLHWHQNADEWQFWISGRGRMTLFANHSDARTLDFNPSDVGYAPATLPHYIENTGTEDLVYLEMFKAPVYQDVSLNEWIAALPPELVKQHLGLSDETLAAIPKDNLGIVPPGQG, encoded by the coding sequence ATGTCGGATCAGAACGAGACCCCGGGCGCCCCGCGCCGCCCCGTCGCAGGCTTCGCGCCCTCGCGCCGCGGGCTGCTCGGCGCCGGCGTGGCGGGCCTCGGCCTCGTCGCGGCGGGCGCCGCCGACGCGCAGTCGCGGGCCACGACCCTCGCCGGCATGGGGGACGCGAGCGCCAGCAATCCCGGCCCGCAGAACGGCGCGCTCGGCACCCTGTTCCCCGACTCCACGATGCCGCCGGCCTCCGACCACGGCAGCGTCAAGCAGTTCTGGTCGTCGATGAGCCTCGCGCACCGCCGCGTCCAGCAGGGCGGCTGGGCGCGGCAGGTCAACGTCGTCGATTTCCCGATCGCGAAGGACCTGGCGGGCGTCAACATGCGTCTGGAGGCCGGCGGCATCCGCGAATTGCACTGGCACGCCGCGGACGAGTGGGCGATCATGCTCACCGGCGCCGCGCGTATCACGGCGCTCGACTACGACGGCGACCCCTTCGTCAAGGACGTGAAGGCCGGCGACCTGTGGTACTTTCCGCAGGGGCTGCCGCACTCGATCCAGGGGCTCGGGCCGACGGGGTGCGAGTTCCTGCTCGTCTTCGACGAGGGCACCTTCTCGGAGGACGACACGACGCTGATCTCGGACTGGCTGATCCACACGCCGCGCGCGGTGGTGGCCAAGAACTTCGGGGTGGACGCGGCGGCGCTGAAGCCCTTCGACGACATCCCGCCGAACGGCAGGTACATCTTCCCGGCGCCGGTGCCGCCAGCGCTCGCGCAGGACGCCGCGGCGATGACGCGGCATCACCCGATGTCGAAGATCGACTTCGCCTTCGGGCTGACCGAGATGGCGCCGACCAAGCAGGACGCCAACGGCTCGATCCGCGTGGTGGATTCGCGCAACTTCCCCATCTCGCGCAACATCGCCGCCGCCTACGTGGTCGTGAAGCCCGGCGCCATGCGGTCGCTGCACTGGCACCAGAACGCCGACGAGTGGCAGTTCTGGATCTCGGGCAGGGGCCGCATGACCCTCTTCGCCAACCACTCGGACGCGCGCACCCTCGACTTCAACCCGAGCGACGTCGGCTACGCGCCCGCCACCCTGCCCCACTACATCGAGAACACGGGCACGGAGGACCTCGTCTACCTGGAGATGTTCAAGGCGCCGGTCTACCAGGACGTGTCGCTGAACGAGTGGATCGCCGCGCTGCCGCCGGAGCTGGTCAAGCAGCACCTCGGCCTCAGCGACGAGACGCTGGCCGCGATCCCGAAGGACAATCTCGGCATCGTGCCGCCCGGCCAGGGGTGA
- a CDS encoding PEGA domain-containing protein, translated as MTRRLAAALLLAGLGGCATLDHGVIDDVLVVTDPPGARVVASTGTICTSPCAVSGRRDESIVVTIVKPGYATATATSFAKPDDAAIAAASKLEATPDVLGRLIDVRDGSHSTHDPKVLSLKLEPAK; from the coding sequence GTGACCCGGCGCCTCGCCGCCGCGCTGCTGCTCGCCGGCCTCGGCGGATGCGCCACGCTGGACCACGGCGTGATCGACGACGTCCTCGTAGTGACGGACCCGCCCGGCGCCCGCGTGGTGGCCAGCACCGGCACGATCTGCACCTCGCCCTGCGCCGTGTCGGGCCGGCGGGACGAGAGCATCGTCGTCACCATCGTGAAGCCGGGTTACGCCACCGCGACGGCGACCTCCTTCGCCAAGCCCGACGATGCCGCGATCGCCGCCGCCTCGAAGCTCGAGGCGACGCCCGACGTGCTCGGCCGCCTGATCGACGTGCGCGACGGCAGCCATTCCACCCACGACCCCAAGGTGCTCAGCCTCAAGCTCGAGCCGGCGAAGTGA
- a CDS encoding translation initiation factor 2, translating into MGRVARVWWAAGVAPVIAGVGGCATLERGLDDEVAVISEPPGAAVTSSVGAACAATPCTLTVRRDAVFTVTVSMPGYSSRTVEVGTRISGTGAAVAIENVATGGLGLAVDAATGGALEHVPNPVDVALTALPAGAPARPARPAKARGAA; encoded by the coding sequence ATGGGGCGCGTCGCGAGGGTTTGGTGGGCCGCGGGCGTCGCGCCGGTGATCGCGGGCGTCGGCGGCTGCGCCACCCTGGAGCGCGGGCTCGACGACGAGGTCGCTGTGATCTCCGAGCCGCCGGGGGCGGCCGTGACCTCCTCGGTCGGCGCCGCCTGCGCCGCCACGCCCTGCACGCTGACTGTCCGCCGTGACGCCGTCTTCACCGTCACGGTGTCGATGCCCGGCTACAGCAGCCGCACGGTCGAGGTCGGCACGCGCATCTCGGGCACGGGCGCCGCGGTGGCGATCGAGAACGTCGCCACGGGCGGCCTCGGCCTCGCCGTCGACGCCGCGACCGGGGGCGCGCTGGAGCACGTGCCGAACCCGGTCGACGTCGCCCTGACGGCGCTGCCGGCCGGGGCGCCCGCCAGACCCGCCCGCCCGGCCAAGGCGCGGGGTGCCGCGTGA
- the dusA gene encoding tRNA dihydrouridine(20/20a) synthase DusA yields the protein MAGTTGSAAAPYLAAARFSVAPMMDWTDTHCRTFHRILTRRALLYTEMVTTGAIIHGPRARLLAHDASEHPVALQLGGSDPAELAEAVRIAEDFGYDEINLNCGCPSDRVQNGRFGACLMREPELVGRCVAAMKRVTALPVTVKCRIGVDDQEPEAALSALVDAVVASGVDGVIVHARKAWLKGLSPKENRDVPPLDYPLVHALKRRRPGLFVAINGGVADNDAAAEHLAHLDGVMLGRAAYHTPELLLDVDARFFGAERPVADAFAAVELFLPYMERKLREGVRLRDMTRHLLGLFTGQGGARAWRRHLATEAVKAGAGIDVVRDALAKVSRHPDLGRAA from the coding sequence ATGGCGGGAACTACGGGATCTGCGGCGGCGCCCTACCTGGCCGCGGCGCGCTTCTCGGTCGCGCCCATGATGGACTGGACCGACACGCATTGCCGGACCTTCCACCGCATCCTGACCCGGCGCGCGCTGCTCTACACCGAGATGGTCACCACCGGCGCGATCATCCACGGGCCGCGCGCGCGGCTGCTCGCCCACGACGCGTCCGAGCACCCCGTGGCGCTGCAACTCGGCGGCAGCGACCCCGCCGAACTCGCGGAAGCCGTGCGGATCGCCGAAGACTTCGGCTACGACGAGATCAACCTCAACTGCGGCTGCCCGTCCGACCGCGTGCAGAACGGCCGCTTCGGCGCCTGCCTGATGCGCGAGCCGGAACTCGTCGGCCGCTGCGTCGCCGCCATGAAGCGCGTCACCGCGCTGCCCGTGACGGTCAAGTGCCGCATCGGCGTCGACGACCAGGAGCCCGAGGCGGCGCTGTCCGCCCTTGTCGACGCCGTCGTGGCGTCGGGCGTCGACGGCGTGATCGTGCACGCCCGCAAGGCTTGGCTGAAGGGACTGTCGCCGAAGGAGAACCGCGACGTCCCGCCGCTCGACTACCCGCTCGTCCACGCGCTGAAGCGCCGCCGGCCCGGCCTGTTCGTGGCGATCAACGGCGGGGTCGCCGACAACGACGCCGCGGCGGAGCACCTCGCCCACCTCGACGGCGTCATGCTGGGCCGCGCCGCCTATCACACGCCGGAACTGCTGCTCGACGTCGACGCCCGCTTCTTCGGAGCCGAGCGCCCCGTCGCGGATGCCTTCGCGGCCGTCGAGCTCTTCCTGCCCTACATGGAGCGCAAGCTCCGCGAGGGCGTGCGCCTGCGCGACATGACGCGCCACCTGCTCGGGCTCTTCACCGGCCAGGGCGGTGCCCGCGCCTGGCGGCGCCACCTCGCCACCGAGGCCGTGAAGGCGGGGGCGGGGATCGACGTCGTCCGCGATGCCCTGGCCAAAGTGTCGCGTCATCCCGATCTCGGCCGCGCCGCCTGA
- a CDS encoding efflux RND transporter permease subunit: MGLVLYALKNRVTFYVMGVLILLAGIGTSAIAPKDVLPAVDIPVVVIVWTYTGLDTTDMAQRITTYSEFSLSNNVNDIKQMESQTLPGVAIEKIYFQPSVSIDLAIAQVVSAMNSIRAVMPTGVQPPVVMRFSASSVPVIQLALSSEIESGAKLYDYGQYRIRQTLTQVPGSTLPAPYGGAPRQIMVDLDLHALQAHGLTPTDVTSAITAQNIVVPSGLSKIGEQQYPIRLNMSPEVIDDLNRVPVKTVNGTPILIQDVAHVRDGAPPQLNIVRSDGRHSVLVTILKNGNASTLSVVNAVKSFLPTIRAAAPKDMKITPLFDQSVFVSGAISDVVREGVIAAALTGAMILMFLGSWRSTLIVLVSIPLAILFSLTVLYFLGETINIMTLGGLALAVGILVDDATVAIENTYRLMEEGRSFKDSVVEGGAGIAKPALISTLSICSAFVSVFFLTDTPRYLFVPQAMAVVFAMLASYLLSRTLVPIMIDVLVRREYDQRRDAEGDDEPKGFFGRFHAAFERGFARFHRGYIGLLHGALDHRIATFAVVGAVLLMGGTLLEFVGRDYFPQIDGGAMTLHIRTRPGQRIETAEQRFAEVEEVVKQVVPPKDLELILDNIGLPSINYNFAFGDGSFVAYNDGQMLISLKEGHAPTAGYMAKLREVLPAKFPDTMFYFQPSDIITQTLDFGTITAVDVQVNGRNQGRDLAAAKAIEAKLRTVKGAVDVHIQQVLDTPEFVADVDRRMASEMGLTEQQIANAMNISLSGSYQVTPNFWADPKTGIPYQLWVQTPEYRNDNLTALKNTPLLMQTSANMPNSSTSDTLQMLSSVATMRRTSEQTVVNHVNTQPTYDVYASVQDRDLGSVQKDIARIVEEEQKTLPAPDKITVRGQIESMDTSFHRIEIGLAIAVVAVYLLMAVNFQSWGDPFVVICALPMAFCGIVFSLFITGTTLSIPSLFGAIMAVGVASSNSILLVTFAREHREETGCSAAEAAIAAGETRLRPVLMTAGAMFVGLIPMAIGVGEGSEQNAALARAVLGGVAFGTCATLLFVPFLYALLRRGRFQPVEDYL; this comes from the coding sequence ATGGGTCTCGTCCTCTATGCCTTGAAAAACCGCGTCACGTTCTACGTGATGGGCGTGCTGATCCTGCTCGCCGGCATCGGCACCTCGGCGATCGCGCCGAAGGACGTGCTGCCGGCGGTCGACATTCCGGTCGTGGTCATCGTGTGGACCTACACGGGCCTCGACACGACCGACATGGCGCAGCGCATCACCACCTACTCGGAATTCTCGCTCTCCAACAACGTCAACGACATCAAGCAGATGGAGAGCCAGACGCTGCCCGGCGTCGCCATCGAGAAGATCTACTTCCAGCCGTCCGTGTCGATCGACCTCGCCATCGCCCAGGTGGTGTCGGCGATGAACTCCATCCGGGCCGTCATGCCCACCGGCGTGCAGCCGCCGGTGGTGATGCGCTTCTCGGCCTCCTCCGTGCCGGTGATCCAGCTCGCGCTGTCGTCGGAGATCGAGAGCGGCGCCAAGCTCTACGACTACGGCCAGTACCGCATCCGCCAGACGCTGACCCAGGTGCCGGGCTCGACCCTGCCGGCGCCCTACGGCGGCGCGCCGCGCCAGATCATGGTCGACCTCGACCTCCACGCCCTGCAGGCCCACGGCCTGACCCCCACCGACGTGACCAGCGCCATCACGGCGCAGAACATCGTCGTGCCGTCGGGCCTGTCGAAGATCGGCGAGCAGCAGTACCCGATCCGCCTCAACATGAGCCCGGAGGTCATCGACGACCTCAACCGCGTGCCGGTGAAGACCGTCAACGGCACCCCGATCCTGATCCAGGACGTGGCGCACGTGCGGGACGGCGCGCCGCCGCAGCTCAACATCGTTCGCTCGGACGGCCGCCACTCGGTGCTGGTGACGATTCTCAAGAACGGCAACGCGTCCACGCTGTCGGTCGTCAACGCGGTGAAGAGCTTCCTGCCGACGATCCGCGCCGCGGCGCCGAAGGACATGAAGATCACGCCGCTGTTCGACCAGTCGGTGTTCGTGTCCGGCGCCATCTCGGACGTGGTGCGCGAGGGCGTCATCGCGGCGGCGCTGACGGGCGCCATGATCCTGATGTTCCTCGGGTCGTGGCGCTCGACCCTGATCGTGCTGGTGTCGATCCCGCTCGCCATCCTGTTCTCGCTGACGGTGCTCTACTTCCTCGGCGAGACGATCAACATCATGACGCTGGGCGGCCTCGCCCTCGCGGTCGGCATCCTGGTCGACGACGCCACCGTGGCGATCGAGAACACCTACCGGCTGATGGAGGAAGGGCGGAGCTTCAAGGATTCGGTGGTGGAGGGCGGCGCCGGCATCGCCAAGCCGGCCCTGATCTCGACGCTGTCCATCTGCTCGGCCTTCGTGTCGGTGTTCTTTCTGACCGACACGCCGCGCTACCTGTTCGTGCCCCAGGCCATGGCGGTCGTGTTCGCCATGCTGGCCTCCTACCTGCTGTCGCGCACCCTCGTGCCGATCATGATCGACGTGCTGGTCAGGCGCGAATATGACCAGCGGCGCGACGCGGAGGGCGACGACGAACCGAAGGGGTTCTTCGGCCGCTTCCACGCCGCCTTCGAACGGGGCTTCGCCCGCTTCCACCGCGGATACATCGGGCTGCTGCACGGCGCGCTCGACCACAGGATCGCGACCTTCGCGGTGGTGGGCGCCGTGCTGCTCATGGGCGGGACGCTGCTCGAGTTCGTCGGGCGCGACTACTTCCCCCAGATCGACGGCGGCGCCATGACGCTGCACATCCGCACCCGCCCCGGCCAGCGCATCGAGACCGCGGAGCAGCGCTTCGCCGAGGTCGAGGAGGTGGTGAAGCAGGTCGTGCCGCCGAAGGACCTGGAGCTGATCCTCGACAACATCGGCCTGCCGTCGATCAACTACAACTTCGCCTTCGGCGACGGCTCCTTCGTGGCCTACAACGACGGCCAGATGCTGATCTCGCTGAAGGAGGGCCACGCCCCCACGGCGGGCTACATGGCCAAGCTGCGCGAGGTTCTGCCGGCGAAGTTCCCGGACACAATGTTCTACTTCCAGCCGTCGGACATCATCACCCAGACGCTCGACTTCGGCACCATCACGGCGGTCGACGTGCAGGTGAACGGCCGCAACCAGGGACGCGACCTCGCCGCCGCCAAGGCCATCGAGGCGAAGCTGAGGACGGTCAAGGGCGCCGTCGACGTCCACATCCAGCAGGTGCTCGACACGCCGGAGTTCGTCGCCGACGTCGACCGCCGCATGGCCTCCGAGATGGGCCTGACCGAGCAGCAGATCGCCAACGCGATGAACATCTCGCTCAGCGGCTCCTACCAGGTGACGCCGAACTTCTGGGCCGACCCCAAGACCGGCATCCCCTACCAGCTCTGGGTGCAGACGCCGGAATACCGCAACGACAACCTCACGGCACTGAAGAACACCCCGCTGCTGATGCAGACCTCGGCCAACATGCCGAACAGCTCGACCAGCGACACGCTTCAGATGCTGTCCTCCGTCGCCACGATGCGGCGCACCTCCGAGCAGACCGTGGTCAACCACGTCAACACCCAGCCGACCTACGACGTCTACGCCTCCGTGCAGGACCGGGACCTCGGCTCCGTCCAGAAGGACATCGCCCGCATCGTCGAGGAAGAGCAGAAGACCCTGCCCGCGCCGGACAAGATCACCGTGCGGGGCCAGATCGAGAGCATGGACACGTCGTTCCACCGCATCGAGATCGGCCTCGCCATCGCGGTGGTGGCCGTCTACCTGCTGATGGCCGTGAACTTCCAGAGCTGGGGCGACCCGTTCGTGGTGATCTGCGCGCTGCCGATGGCCTTCTGCGGCATCGTGTTCAGCCTGTTCATCACCGGGACCACGCTCTCGATCCCGTCGCTGTTCGGCGCCATCATGGCGGTGGGCGTGGCCTCGTCGAACTCCATCCTGCTCGTCACCTTCGCGCGAGAGCACCGCGAGGAGACGGGCTGCTCGGCCGCCGAGGCCGCCATCGCGGCGGGCGAGACGCGCCTCAGGCCCGTGCTGATGACGGCCGGCGCCATGTTCGTCGGCCTGATCCCCATGGCGATCGGCGTCGGCGAGGGCTCCGAACAGAACGCCGCCCTGGCCCGCGCGGTGCTGGGCGGCGTCGCCTTCGGCACCTGCGCGACGCTGCTCTTCGTGCCGTTCCTGTACGCCCTGCTGCGCCGCGGCCGCTTCCAGCCCGTCGAGGACTACCTGTGA
- a CDS encoding efflux RND transporter periplasmic adaptor subunit, whose translation MDQFAPSRQDRDDGDLRPDEHDILTLAPADEGEGDGRDEGSKPGMPSRWIFVGVALVLALALAWGIYRHVKTGAAATATQQRQADMVPEVRVVAARTEDGPVELTLPGETQPFATANIYARATGYITERRVDIGSRVKKGDLLVHISAPDLDQQLESAVATLGQVEAALLQANANVSQSEANLNLAKVNLQRAQALVGKGFETLQNRDQLQANQIAQGANLDAARAGVKVAEANVKAQQANIDRLRALTAFEDVRAPFDGVVTVRNVDLGTLVNADTASGTPMFTVDEDDVLRVLVQVPQNSSLGVRDGLQARITVPQMPGRTFVGKVTRQSSALQSTARTLTVEVDVPNQAGVLRSGLYAYVTLDIPRIHPDVVLPAETLIFDQGGTRVAVVGEGDKVRMVPVNIRRDFGTSLEVDQGPKGGDRVVLSPPATLKEGARVEVKAEVEGEAPPKPTGTPDMSGVPPAPVPGGEGAGGVGQASGE comes from the coding sequence ATGGACCAGTTCGCGCCCAGCCGGCAGGACCGCGACGACGGCGACCTCCGCCCGGACGAGCACGACATCCTGACGCTCGCGCCCGCCGACGAGGGCGAGGGCGACGGGCGCGACGAGGGCTCCAAGCCCGGGATGCCGTCGCGCTGGATCTTCGTCGGCGTGGCCCTGGTGCTCGCCCTGGCGCTGGCCTGGGGCATCTACAGGCACGTGAAGACCGGGGCCGCCGCCACGGCCACGCAGCAGCGGCAGGCCGACATGGTGCCCGAGGTCCGCGTGGTCGCGGCGCGCACCGAGGACGGGCCGGTCGAGCTGACCCTTCCCGGCGAAACGCAGCCCTTCGCCACCGCCAACATCTACGCCCGCGCCACGGGCTACATCACCGAGCGGCGCGTCGACATCGGCTCGCGGGTGAAGAAGGGCGACCTCCTGGTCCACATCTCGGCGCCGGACCTCGACCAGCAGCTCGAATCCGCCGTCGCGACGCTCGGGCAGGTCGAGGCCGCGCTGCTCCAGGCCAACGCCAACGTCAGCCAGTCCGAGGCCAACCTCAACCTCGCCAAGGTCAACCTGCAGCGCGCCCAGGCGCTGGTGGGCAAGGGCTTCGAGACCCTGCAGAACCGCGACCAGCTCCAGGCCAACCAGATCGCCCAGGGCGCCAACCTCGACGCGGCGCGGGCCGGCGTGAAGGTCGCCGAGGCCAACGTCAAGGCGCAGCAGGCCAACATCGACCGCCTGCGGGCGCTCACCGCCTTCGAGGACGTGCGCGCGCCCTTCGACGGCGTCGTGACGGTGCGCAACGTCGACCTCGGCACGCTGGTCAACGCCGACACGGCGAGCGGCACGCCGATGTTCACGGTGGACGAGGACGACGTGCTGCGCGTCCTCGTGCAGGTGCCGCAGAACTCCTCGCTCGGCGTGCGCGACGGGTTGCAGGCGCGGATCACCGTGCCGCAGATGCCGGGACGCACCTTCGTGGGCAAGGTCACGCGCCAGTCCTCCGCCCTGCAGTCCACGGCCCGCACGCTGACGGTGGAGGTCGACGTCCCGAACCAGGCCGGCGTGCTGCGCTCGGGGCTCTACGCCTACGTCACGCTCGACATCCCGCGCATCCATCCCGACGTGGTGCTGCCCGCCGAGACGCTGATCTTCGACCAGGGCGGCACCCGCGTCGCCGTCGTGGGCGAGGGGGACAAGGTGCGGATGGTCCCGGTGAACATCCGCCGCGACTTCGGCACCTCGCTGGAGGTGGACCAGGGTCCCAAGGGCGGCGACAGGGTCGTGCTCAGCCCGCCGGCCACGCTGAAGGAGGGCGCCAGGGTCGAGGTGAAGGCCGAGGTCGAGGGCGAGGCCCCGCCCAAGCCGACCGGCACGCCGGACATGTCGGGCGTGCCCCCGGCGCCCGTGCCGGGCGGCGAGGGCGCCGGTGGGGTCGGCCAGGCGTCGGGGGAGTAG
- a CDS encoding ribonuclease T2 codes for MKALAAAALALGLAGSPAVAQSTGGPVAGGPVAPGRFDFYVLALSWSPGFCATGGDAKAREQCAAGSGIGFTVHGLWPQFDHGFPSDCGSAERSPSRQALATVAGVYPDEGLARYEWRKHGTCTGLSPTDYFGAVRRARDAVAVPAAFSKPTQDQTWAPVDVARTFAAANPGLRTDEMAVTCRGGDLEEVRICFAKDLRSFVPCPEVARASCRAPGIDVPPVR; via the coding sequence GTGAAGGCGCTGGCCGCGGCGGCGCTCGCGCTCGGGCTCGCCGGGTCGCCCGCGGTCGCGCAGTCCACGGGCGGGCCGGTCGCGGGCGGACCCGTGGCGCCAGGGCGCTTCGATTTCTACGTGCTGGCCCTGTCCTGGTCGCCGGGCTTCTGCGCCACGGGGGGCGACGCCAAGGCGCGGGAGCAATGCGCGGCCGGCAGCGGCATCGGCTTCACCGTGCACGGGCTGTGGCCGCAGTTCGACCACGGCTTCCCGAGCGACTGCGGCTCGGCCGAGCGCAGCCCGTCGCGCCAGGCGCTGGCCACGGTGGCGGGCGTCTACCCCGACGAGGGCTTGGCGCGCTACGAGTGGCGCAAGCACGGCACCTGCACGGGGCTGAGCCCGACCGACTATTTCGGCGCCGTGCGCCGCGCGCGAGACGCCGTGGCGGTGCCGGCGGCCTTCTCCAAGCCGACGCAGGACCAGACCTGGGCGCCGGTGGACGTCGCCCGCACCTTCGCGGCCGCCAATCCGGGCCTGCGCACGGACGAGATGGCGGTGACCTGCCGCGGGGGCGACCTCGAGGAGGTCCGCATCTGCTTCGCGAAGGACCTGCGCTCCTTCGTGCCCTGCCCCGAGGTGGCGCGCGCCTCCTGCCGCGCGCCTGGCATCGACGTGCCGCCGGTGCGCTGA